A stretch of Electrophorus electricus isolate fEleEle1 chromosome 3, fEleEle1.pri, whole genome shotgun sequence DNA encodes these proteins:
- the ddi2 gene encoding protein DDI1 homolog 2 isoform X1, whose translation MLLTVFCAPRDRSETTFSLDVSPDLELRDFLALCELESGIPAGEIQISYAEQPLRDLTRALGNYGLKDGDVVVLRQAEKRQAAQPPAFPGLPRIDFSSITVPGTSSNQHSSRHAQHPSVAQSPPVTSPASSPQGLDNPSLLRDMLLANPHELSLLKERNPPLAEALLSGDLERFTKVLLEQQQDRARREQERIRLLTADPFDLEAQAKIEEDIRQHNIEENMTIAMEEAPESFGQVVMLYINCKVNGHPVKAFVDSGAQMTIMSQACAERCNIMRLVDRRWAGIAKGVGTQKIIGRVHLAQVQIEGDFLPCSFSILEDQPMDMLLGLDMLKRHQCSIDLKKSVLLIGTTGTETRFLPEAELPDCARLAYGPEAREDNRPEEIADHELAEALHRSIQDSDTADGKTTSPQSPPLSLCKPFNTASSSSATSHNQSFTTDRTKSDPASICGLPPEAPFSPPQTQGETKSQPSDTQGATEDHPTHVEEVPASSPLQPESSGCPTLGLADAFTPQSHTETDSMSPANQATEALIPSILSAQEPLCSTVSKDNEVTNLVTCEESVNHLDANVWEDVALEERKETESPFTNLNTRPHNGALLEEVDMTESTDAKGIGSDFPDQLLQKEQDSIMNNATNNQMDQLSPVSELTFYHNLAGSATSLQQTLIHSDFEENMDAKPASKKAAPSERDEPDGENIPSLAQALKELHELLMSNAHAQACGRSLPSASNTTTVEQDPEGVDPEPITEDFARLNPTIDSSSSHTATTNEANFAKSEHAALAEDSTIEVHTISPLGQEENQTNGVANINVEQNMTRSPHIPEGNQVGGNEGGNVSEPGEASPLQGLFEFSRNEDMQMGYADGRTSGADPPSLAEGSQQRPLSVAVDSSVDSSSLVPVASSHPSTQATRSAPLLFADSIQLSAPTSMGQYPAEHIQRIQAAGFSSHEATEALHQAEGSVELALLVLLARKITVPT comes from the exons GACTACCCCGCATTGATTTTAGCTCCATCACAGTCCCCGGTACCTCGTCAAATCAACACTCCAGCAGACACGCTCAGCATCCCAGTGTTGCCCAATCCCCCCCTGTTACTTCCCCTGCCTCCTCTCCTCAGGGATTGGACAACCCCTCACTGTTACGTGATATGTTGCTTGCCAATCCACATGAACTTTCCCTGCTGAAGGAGCGCAATCCACCCTTGGCTGAGGCCCTGTTGAGTGGTGACCTTG AGCgctttacaaaagtgcttttggagcagcagcaggacagaGCCCGAAGGGAGCAGGAGCGAATCAGACTTCTCACAGCTGATCCTTTTGATCTGGAGGCTCAGGCCAAGATTGAGGAGGACATCAG GCAGCATAATATTGAAGAAAACATGACTATAGCTATGGAAGAGGCCCCTGAGAGTTTTGGCCAGGTGGTCATGCTCTACATCAACTGCAAAGTCAATGGACACCCTGTGAAGGCATTTGTTGATTCAG GGGCCCAGATGACTATTATGAGTCAAGCCTGTGCAGAGCGATGTAACATCATGCGTCTTGTAGACCGGCGCTGGGCAGGGATTGCTAAAGGCGTGGGCACACAGAAGATCATTGGCAGAGTGCATTTGG CTCAGGTGCAGATTGAAGGGGACTTCCTGCCTTGCTCCTTCTCTATTCTGGAAGATCAGCCTATGGACATGCTACTAGGCCTTGACATGCTGAAAAGACACCAG tgCTCCATTGACCTTAAGAAAAGCGTGCTCCTGATTGGGACGACAGGAACAGAGACACGCTTTTTGCCTGAGGCAGAGTTACCTGACTGTGCCAGGTTGGCATATGGGCCAGAGGCACGAGAGGACAACCGCCCTGAGGAGATTGCAGACCACGAGCTAGCAGAGGCATTACACAGATCCATACAGGACAGCG ACACTGCAGATGGAAAAACTACCTCACCACAGTCCCCACCACTCTCCCTTTGCAAACCTTTTAACACAGCCAGTTCCTCATCTGCCACTAGTCATAATCAGAGTTTCACAACGGACCGCACCAAGTCTGACCCAGCCTCAATATGTGGCCTGCCACCAGAGGCACCATTCAGTCCACCTCAAACCCAGGGAGAAACCAAATCACAGCCATCTGACACCCAGGGCGCAACTGAAGATCATCCGACCCATGTCGAGGAAGTACCTGCATCATCCCCACTTCAACCAGAGTCCTCTGGGTGTCCTACCCTTGGACTGGCTGACGCCTTCACACCTCAGTCCCACACTGAAACTGATTCCATGTCACCTGCCAACCAAGCAACAGAAGCTCTTATTCCATCCATTCTCTCTGCTCAGGAACCACTCTGTAGTACTGTGTCAAAGGACAATGAAGTGACTAACCTTGTAACTTGTGAGGAGTCTGTGAATCATTTAGATGCAAATGTATGGGAAGATGTTGCCttagaagagagaaaagaaactGAGTCTCCCTTTACCAATCTAAACACAAGGCCCCATAATGGAGCTTTGTTAGAAGAAGTGGACATGACAGAATCTACTGATGCAAAAGGTATAGGTTCTGACTTTCCTGATCAGCTCCTACAAAAAGAGCAAGACAGCATTATGAATAATGCTACTAACAATCAAATGGATCAGCTTTCCCCTGTTTCAGAGCTGACCTTTTACCACAACCTTGCGGGGTCAGCCACTTCTCTTCAGCAGACTCTCATCCACTCAGATTTTGAGGAGAATATGGACGCTAAGCCTGCCTCAAAAAAAGCAGCACCTTCAGAGAGGGATGAGCCAGATGGGGAAAACATTCCCTCCTTGGCTCAGGCCCTTAAAGAGCTTCATGAGCTTCTGATGTCCAACGCTCATGCTCAGGCTTGTGGAAGGAGCCTTCCATCTGCCTCTAACACAACTACAGTAGAACAGGATCCTGAGGGAGTGGATCCAGAACCCATCACAGAGGATTTTGCCAGACTCAACCCAACTATTGATTCATCATCATCTCACACTGCCACTACCAATGAAGCAAATTTTGCCAAATCTGAACATGCTGCTCTAGCAGAGGATAGTACTATAGAGGTACACACAATAAGCCCTCTAGGGCAGGAAGAGAATCAGACTAACGGAGTGGCGAATATCAATGTTGAACAAAACATGACACGGTCTCCACATATCCCTGAAGGTAATCAGGTGGGTGGGAATGAGGGAGGAAATGTGTCTGAGCCAGGGGAAGCATCTCCATTACAGGGTTTATTTGAGTTCAGCAGGAACGAGGATATGCAGATGGGATATGCAGATGGGAGGACCTCAGGCGCTGACCCCCCCAGTCTGGCTGAAGGGTCTCAGCAGCGCCCCCTGTCTGTAGCAGTTGACTCCTCAGTGGACAGTTCCAGTCTTGTGCCTGTTGCTTCTTCTCACCCGTCAACACAAGCCACCAGGTCGGCTCCTCTCCTCTTTGCAGACTCTATCCAGCTTTCCGCACCAACCTCAATGGGACAGTATCCTGCAGAGCACATCCAGAGGATACAAGCGGCCGGGTTCTCGTCTCATGAGGCAACTGAGGCACTTCATCAGGCTGAAGGCAGTGTGGAACTTGCCCTACTGGTGCTGCTGGCCAGAAAGATCACTGTGCCCACTTAG
- the tomm6 gene encoding mitochondrial import receptor subunit TOM6 homolog, translating into MTGAGKKNEGTPGVVGWISTVYRFATDRNDFRRNLLVNLGLFAAGVWVARNLSDFDLMSPQPVT; encoded by the exons ATGACCGGTgctggaaagaaaaatgaaggtACACCTGGCGTTGTTGGGTGGATTAGCACCGTTTATCGATTTGCAACGGATAGAAATGATTTCAGAAG GAATCTCCTCGTGAATCTAGGTCTGTTTGCAGCAGGAGTTTGGGTAGCAAGAAACCTGTCAGACTTTGACCTTATGTCTCCTCAGCCAGTTACATAG
- the LOC113576022 gene encoding ubiquinol-cytochrome-c reductase complex assembly factor 2 isoform X1, translated as MSVTRYRRFLKLCEEWPKDESKKGRDLGTFLRQRIASAFREGENTQISDPEKCDQIYESLARINSNVYKEKFPRAKDTSFTGVTVEECRMLLATGSMQQMNEAKRGMWKTLMGRFSSKPGEGLPEKPEK; from the exons ATGTCTGTCACTAGATATCGCCGATTCCTCAAGTTATGTGAGGAATGGCCAAAAGACGAATCAAAAAAAGGTCGAGATTTGGGCACATTCTTAAGACAAAGAATAGCCAGTGCATTCCGAGAGGGCgaaaacacacag attTCAGATCCAGAAAAATGTGATCAGATTTATGAAAGTCTGGCCCGCATCAACAGCAACGTTTACAAAGAAAAG tttccaCGAGCAAAAGACACAAGTTTTACAGGTGTGACGGTGGAAGAATGTAGGATGTTATTGGCAACAG GAAGTATGCAACAGATGAATGAAGCAAAAAGGGGAATGTGGAAGACTCTGATGGGGCGATTCTCCTCGAAACCAGGAGAAGGATTGCCTGAGAAGCCTGAAAAGTAG
- the LOC113576022 gene encoding ubiquinol-cytochrome-c reductase complex assembly factor 2 isoform X2, with product MSVTRYRRFLKLCEEWPKDESKKGRDLGTFLRQRIASAFREGENTQISDPEKCDQIYESLARINSNVYKEKFPRAKDTSFTGVTVEECRMLLATEMGRIPHSHLCAMC from the exons ATGTCTGTCACTAGATATCGCCGATTCCTCAAGTTATGTGAGGAATGGCCAAAAGACGAATCAAAAAAAGGTCGAGATTTGGGCACATTCTTAAGACAAAGAATAGCCAGTGCATTCCGAGAGGGCgaaaacacacag attTCAGATCCAGAAAAATGTGATCAGATTTATGAAAGTCTGGCCCGCATCAACAGCAACGTTTACAAAGAAAAG tttccaCGAGCAAAAGACACAAGTTTTACAGGTGTGACGGTGGAAGAATGTAGGATGTTATTGGCAACAG AAATGGGCAGGATCCCTCACTCTCATCTGTGTGCAATGTGTTAG
- the tspo gene encoding translocator protein, producing MWIPMLGLTALPHVGGFYGGYITRRQVKSWYTTLNKPSWRPPNAAFPVVWTALYTGMGYGSYLVWKELGGFTKDSVVPLGLYGLQLALNWAWTPIFFGAHKIKLALIEVVMLTGTVAATMVSWYPVSRTATLFMVPYLGWLCLATTLNYCIWRDNPETKKD from the exons ATGTGGATTCCAATGTTGGGACTGACAGCCCTACCACATGTTGGTGGATTTTATGGAGGCTACATCACAAGAAGACAGGTGAAGAGCTGGTATACTACACTTAACAAGCCATCATGGAGGCCACCAAATGCTGCTTTTCCAGTGGTATGGACAGCTCTCTACACTGGCATGGG gTATGGGTCATACTTGGTGTGGAAAGAACTGGGAGGCTTCACAAAAGATTCTGTGGTCCCACTGGGTCTCTATGGCTTGCAGTTGGCACTGAACTGGGCCTGGACCCCCATCTTTTTTGGGGCACACAAGATCAAGCTG GCACTCATAGAGGTTGTCATGCTCACTGGTACAGTGGCAGCCACTATGGTGTCTTGGTACCCAGTGAGCCGCACCGCTACCCTCTTCATGGTTCCATATCTGGGCTGGCTTTGCTTGGCTACCACCCTCAACTACTGCATCTGGAGGGACAACCCTGAGACCAAAAAAGACTAG